From a region of the Methanolinea sp. genome:
- a CDS encoding metal ABC transporter permease, translating to MLEFLIQNNIVCHAVEAMFFASIACAVLGVIITQVQISSIGFTMAHAAFGGAAVGMFLSLNSTVCAILAGVCVAFLIGPLSDKARVSPDTALGLLFGISMAVAIFFIAYMQTLGRGFSAMGLLFGDVISLYREEIYLLAIICVVAVVFIVVLYKEITGIIFNKRIAESVGIRVKPVYYAMLFVIALTVSLCLPIIGGLLLYVWLVTPAAIALQFCYRLSAMFIVAPVVAAVISISGALAGLEYSMPVAPLTAVLLSIVFIMAVILSPKRRVTFRKS from the coding sequence ATGCTTGAATTTCTTATCCAGAACAATATCGTCTGCCACGCGGTGGAGGCCATGTTCTTTGCCTCTATTGCTTGCGCCGTTCTCGGAGTCATCATTACCCAGGTCCAGATCTCGTCCATCGGGTTCACCATGGCGCATGCCGCCTTTGGCGGAGCGGCAGTGGGGATGTTTCTCTCTCTCAATTCAACGGTCTGTGCGATCTTGGCCGGCGTCTGCGTGGCCTTTCTCATCGGCCCGTTGTCGGACAAGGCCCGTGTTTCCCCTGATACGGCCCTCGGTTTGCTCTTCGGGATCAGCATGGCCGTGGCCATCTTCTTCATCGCCTACATGCAGACGCTCGGTCGGGGATTTTCGGCCATGGGACTACTCTTCGGGGACGTTATCTCCCTTTACAGGGAAGAGATCTACCTTCTAGCCATAATCTGCGTGGTGGCGGTGGTCTTCATCGTGGTACTCTACAAGGAGATTACCGGCATCATCTTCAACAAGAGGATCGCTGAATCGGTCGGCATCCGGGTAAAACCGGTCTATTATGCCATGCTCTTCGTCATCGCCCTGACCGTATCCCTCTGCCTCCCCATCATCGGGGGCCTCCTACTCTATGTCTGGCTGGTCACACCGGCGGCAATCGCCCTCCAGTTCTGTTACCGGCTCTCGGCAATGTTTATCGTTGCCCCGGTTGTTGCCGCGGTCATCAGTATCTCCGGTGCACTGGCCGGGCTTGAATATTCTATGCCCGTTGCCCCCCTGACCGCCGTCCTCCTCTCTATTGTGTTCATCATGGCGGTGATCCTATCTCCCAAGCGCCGGGTAACATTTCGAAAATCTTAA
- a CDS encoding type IV pilin N-terminal domain-containing protein — protein MKDRIKKDEAVSPVVGVMLMLVVTIIIAAVVSAFAGGLAGDNQKAPQASIVATDFVARGIVDTVETSGMTNAWGQGQWRPDQGDTGPAADIYVVFEHMGGDSLNLDTIEIHLGKLSEPQMGSLVSRALTPQAGPDLVTSQGNFGTIGVKADIPGWSKGWTKYLEKYPDRTSVVIKPGDRFVLHADYGARNAGGENRVMWLQQSGDYPFPIGKGDVLTYDIIDKNSKKIICSGQIAVPDFGVASS, from the coding sequence ATGAAAGACAGAATCAAGAAAGATGAAGCGGTATCACCGGTTGTCGGCGTGATGCTGATGCTCGTCGTCACGATCATCATTGCCGCGGTCGTGAGTGCATTCGCAGGTGGGCTTGCTGGTGACAACCAGAAAGCGCCGCAGGCGTCAATTGTTGCGACAGACTTTGTGGCGAGGGGAATTGTCGATACTGTGGAAACCTCCGGGATGACCAATGCATGGGGTCAGGGCCAGTGGCGACCTGACCAGGGAGATACGGGCCCCGCAGCTGACATTTACGTGGTCTTCGAGCACATGGGCGGCGATTCGCTCAACCTCGACACCATAGAGATCCACCTCGGCAAACTGAGCGAGCCACAGATGGGATCGCTCGTTTCCAGAGCGCTCACGCCACAGGCCGGACCGGACCTTGTTACATCGCAGGGTAATTTCGGGACGATTGGCGTCAAGGCGGATATACCCGGATGGAGTAAAGGCTGGACCAAGTATCTCGAGAAGTACCCTGACCGGACGAGTGTAGTCATCAAGCCAGGCGACCGGTTCGTCCTTCACGCCGATTATGGGGCGCGGAATGCGGGAGGAGAAAACCGGGTGATGTGGCTCCAGCAAAGCGGGGACTACCCGTTCCCGATCGGGAAGGGCGACGTCCTGACCTATGACATCATCGACAAGAACAGCAAGAAGATCATCTGCTCCGGGCAGATTGCCGTACCGGACTTCGGGGTGGCGAGCTCCTGA
- the tsaA gene encoding tRNA (N6-threonylcarbamoyladenosine(37)-N6)-methyltransferase TrmO translates to MHNPRPEPRPITLHPVGTVHNNITKPTLVAGKDGLSLQGSHAAMVERSRSTGTEVSEIVIREDLEDILTGIEEYSHLVVLYWAHAVPGERRTLTRVHPMGRKDFPEVGIFSTCSPARPNPVLTTVVRLVQREGNVLRVTGLDAINGSPVIDIKPYASEFYPREGVRIPAWMQQIHDEIGRRDRS, encoded by the coding sequence ATGCACAACCCTCGTCCTGAACCCCGCCCCATCACCCTTCACCCCGTCGGAACGGTCCACAACAACATCACCAAGCCCACCTTGGTTGCCGGGAAGGACGGCCTATCCCTGCAGGGCAGTCATGCGGCCATGGTTGAACGCTCCCGGAGTACCGGTACCGAGGTCTCCGAGATCGTGATCCGGGAAGACCTGGAGGACATCCTCACCGGCATCGAAGAATACTCCCACCTGGTCGTCCTCTACTGGGCACATGCCGTTCCCGGTGAACGCCGCACACTGACCCGGGTGCACCCGATGGGGAGAAAGGACTTTCCCGAAGTGGGGATCTTCAGCACCTGCAGCCCGGCGCGGCCTAACCCCGTTCTCACCACCGTTGTCCGCCTCGTGCAGCGGGAAGGAAACGTGCTCAGGGTCACCGGCCTTGACGCCATCAACGGCAGCCCGGTAATCGATATCAAGCCTTACGCCAGCGAATTCTATCCGCGTGAAGGAGTCAGGATCCCCGCGTGGATGCAGCAGATCCACGATGAGATAGGGAGAAGAGACCGGTCCTGA
- a CDS encoding PEGA domain-containing protein has product MLRQYTNQFVTDIPTGNRNITLVKSGYQTKTVWVDVPTGIKVLAPITLTPGGGPADTGTLYIASVPSGAEIYIDGVLGGTTNQFVTGVPAGTRNLTLNRSGYQPKTVWVDVPAGLQILAPIDLDRI; this is encoded by the coding sequence GTGCTGAGGCAGTACACGAACCAGTTCGTCACGGACATTCCAACCGGCAACCGGAACATCACCCTGGTCAAATCCGGATACCAGACCAAGACGGTCTGGGTCGATGTGCCGACCGGCATTAAGGTGCTTGCGCCGATAACTCTGACCCCTGGTGGCGGACCTGCAGATACCGGTACCCTGTATATCGCATCAGTGCCGTCCGGCGCTGAGATCTATATCGACGGCGTGCTGGGCGGTACCACGAACCAGTTTGTCACGGGTGTCCCGGCCGGGACCCGGAACCTGACCCTGAACCGGTCCGGCTACCAGCCAAAGACGGTCTGGGTTGATGTACCGGCAGGCCTGCAGATCCTTGCGCCCATTGATCTCGACCGTATCTAA
- a CDS encoding type IV pilin N-terminal domain-containing protein: protein MIKTRDWQSAVSPVVGVMLMLTITIILAAVVSAYVGGVGPTKTKPPQVSITGTVYNNGTILFEHMGGDGLNINDLAIVLDQGDQRLRITNRTINRSSCDMKIKGGSDFSFIRSGDTIVLSGDRGSGMTNFSVNDTSQKPISIRHKEEFTWTLLSQRCDAIIAFGRLAFY, encoded by the coding sequence ATGATCAAAACCAGGGACTGGCAATCCGCCGTTTCGCCCGTAGTCGGCGTGATGCTGATGCTGACTATCACCATCATCCTCGCTGCAGTAGTCAGCGCTTACGTTGGGGGGGTCGGGCCGACCAAGACAAAACCGCCGCAGGTATCGATTACGGGGACTGTGTACAACAACGGCACCATTTTATTCGAACACATGGGCGGTGATGGCCTCAACATCAACGACCTTGCCATCGTCCTCGACCAAGGTGATCAGAGGTTGCGGATCACCAATAGGACCATTAACCGAAGTTCATGCGATATGAAGATCAAGGGAGGATCCGATTTTTCGTTCATACGGTCCGGCGACACCATCGTTCTTTCGGGAGACCGTGGGTCCGGGATGACGAACTTCAGTGTCAATGATACATCACAAAAACCGATATCCATCAGGCATAAGGAGGAGTTCACCTGGACGCTGCTCTCGCAGCGGTGCGATGCCATCATAGCGTTCGGGAGACTGGCGTTCTACTGA
- a CDS encoding type IV pilin N-terminal domain-containing protein has product MIKEYEKDDAVSPVVGVMLMLVVTIIIAAVVSGFAGGLVSSTEKAPQASIAVSTGTVDGNFDIKFEHQGGDPIRTKDCEFITFLTLPNGTVVKHVQTPTSSVARSEKPQIAMTHYTYSRGPHLTDPQKYAYPCNPATSVTVNGWVISGYQDVGDNYAWFGQAVWLPGDVARTFNNGYTANFVGLVKDPLNPTDEEFALLGECVQRNCNLEIKLLHVPSGKYILDKTITLQG; this is encoded by the coding sequence ATGATAAAAGAGTATGAAAAAGACGATGCCGTCTCACCAGTAGTCGGCGTGATGCTGATGCTCGTTGTCACCATCATCATCGCCGCTGTCGTCTCAGGTTTTGCTGGAGGACTGGTATCCAGCACCGAGAAGGCCCCACAGGCGAGCATCGCGGTGAGTACCGGGACTGTCGATGGAAACTTCGACATCAAGTTCGAACACCAGGGAGGTGACCCGATCCGGACCAAGGACTGTGAGTTCATCACGTTCCTTACGCTGCCGAACGGGACCGTCGTCAAGCATGTCCAGACGCCGACGTCTTCAGTGGCGCGGAGCGAGAAACCCCAAATTGCTATGACTCATTATACTTACTCCCGTGGTCCGCATCTAACAGACCCGCAGAAGTACGCTTATCCATGTAACCCGGCGACAAGTGTTACCGTCAATGGTTGGGTGATTTCAGGGTATCAGGACGTTGGTGATAACTACGCCTGGTTCGGGCAGGCAGTCTGGCTGCCGGGCGATGTCGCACGCACTTTCAATAACGGCTATACCGCGAACTTCGTCGGCCTCGTAAAGGATCCATTGAACCCGACTGATGAAGAGTTCGCACTGCTGGGAGAATGTGTCCAGAGGAACTGCAATCTCGAGATCAAGCTGCTTCACGTGCCGAGCGGGAAGTACATCCTGGACAAGACCATCACGCTGCAGGGGTGA
- a CDS encoding class I SAM-dependent methyltransferase yields MAEQHTVHGVMEADQYDGLIRSIVPVQALLLSSIIDYLPTGSQKILELGCSTGILTEMILGRYPDVEITAIDLSPEMLAIASEKPGLGRARFLVQDLRDSWPQECYDAVVTSLCLHHVPREDRIAVAKRAAQALAPDGRFICGDIFRAKEDWEERLLVEAWCRGMRLAGTPDDVIRGMIAQRAKHLPTFTTVAEFRDIVARSGFNRAAIPFTSGFVGMVVGFSPGK; encoded by the coding sequence ATGGCTGAACAGCATACTGTACACGGGGTCATGGAGGCAGACCAGTACGATGGTCTCATCAGGAGCATCGTGCCTGTCCAGGCCCTTTTACTCTCATCCATAATCGATTACCTGCCGACAGGTTCGCAAAAGATTCTCGAACTGGGGTGCAGTACAGGAATCCTTACTGAAATGATCCTGGGCAGGTATCCCGATGTGGAGATAACCGCCATCGACCTGTCACCGGAGATGCTGGCAATAGCGTCGGAAAAACCAGGTCTCGGAAGAGCCAGGTTTCTTGTGCAGGATCTCCGGGATTCCTGGCCGCAGGAATGCTACGACGCCGTTGTCACGTCACTTTGTCTCCATCATGTTCCGCGCGAGGACCGCATAGCGGTTGCCAAGAGGGCTGCCCAGGCGCTGGCACCGGACGGGCGTTTCATCTGCGGGGATATCTTCCGGGCCAAAGAAGACTGGGAAGAACGGTTGCTGGTGGAGGCCTGGTGCCGGGGCATGAGACTGGCCGGGACTCCGGACGACGTTATCAGGGGGATGATCGCCCAGCGGGCGAAGCACCTGCCTACCTTCACCACGGTTGCGGAATTCCGCGATATCGTCGCGAGGTCCGGGTTTAACCGTGCGGCTATCCCGTTCACCTCAGGGTTTGTCGGGATGGTGGTGGGGTTTTCGCCGGGAAAATGA
- a CDS encoding type IV pilin N-terminal domain-containing protein, translating into MKKQHRKNDDAVSPVVGVMLMLVVTIIIAAVVSGFAGGLAGGAKTAPQASIKVKTGYGFDTNGVNLDKNNFDISFEHLSGDPIPTKDIEIITYLTLPNRTVVQHKQTASSQFSLMANPGASTIRYARIPYLMDRQNENLTGTNPVYKTQTEIGTQDPSNAWFGEYVFKPGQVARTYKKAGTASFLGLVAETDMYPADTDAHNVACNILDECIRKGCPVDIKWLHVPSGKYILDTTITLQG; encoded by the coding sequence ATGAAAAAACAACACAGAAAGAACGATGACGCGGTCTCGCCGGTTGTCGGTGTGATGCTGATGCTTGTCGTCACCATCATCATCGCCGCTGTCGTCTCAGGTTTTGCCGGAGGACTCGCCGGAGGAGCAAAGACCGCGCCGCAGGCCAGCATCAAGGTGAAGACGGGGTACGGGTTTGACACGAATGGAGTGAATCTTGATAAAAACAACTTTGACATCAGTTTCGAACACTTAAGTGGTGACCCCATTCCAACGAAGGATATCGAGATCATCACTTACCTGACGCTTCCGAACAGGACTGTAGTTCAGCATAAACAAACTGCGAGCTCACAATTTAGTCTAATGGCAAATCCAGGAGCTTCAACTATTCGATATGCTAGGATTCCATACTTAATGGACCGGCAAAATGAGAATCTGACTGGGACAAATCCCGTTTATAAGACACAAACAGAAATTGGAACACAAGATCCTTCGAACGCATGGTTCGGTGAATATGTATTCAAGCCCGGACAGGTTGCACGGACATACAAGAAGGCAGGGACTGCCTCATTCTTAGGACTCGTTGCTGAAACGGATATGTATCCAGCTGATACGGATGCACACAATGTTGCATGCAACATCCTTGATGAATGCATCCGGAAAGGTTGTCCTGTTGACATCAAGTGGCTCCATGTGCCATCCGGGAAGTACATCCTGGACACGACAATCACGCTCCAGGGGTGA
- a CDS encoding PEGA domain-containing protein encodes MPTGNRNITLVKSGYQTKTVWVDVPTGIKVLAPITLTPGGGPADTGTLYIASVPSGAEIYIDGVLSGTTNQFVTDIPTGNRNITLVKSGYQTKTVWVDVPTGIKVLAPITLTPGGGPADTGTLYIASVPSGAGSISTVC; translated from the coding sequence ATTCCAACCGGCAACCGGAACATCACCCTGGTCAAATCCGGATACCAGACCAAGACGGTCTGGGTCGATGTGCCGACCGGCATTAAGGTGCTTGCGCCGATAACTCTGACCCCTGGTGGCGGACCTGCAGATACCGGTACCCTGTATATCGCATCAGTGCCGTCCGGCGCTGAGATCTATATCGACGGTGTGCTGAGCGGTACCACGAACCAGTTCGTCACGGACATTCCAACCGGCAACCGGAACATCACCCTGGTCAAATCCGGATACCAGACCAAGACGGTCTGGGTCGATGTGCCGACCGGCATTAAGGTGCTTGCGCCGATAACTCTGACCCCTGGTGGCGGACCTGCAGATACCGGTACCCTGTATATCGCATCAGTGCCGTCCGGCGCTGGATCTATATCGACGGTGTGCTGA
- a CDS encoding zinc ABC transporter substrate-binding protein, translated as MRTIRIISLMLMVFLVVPGVNALNVVSTTSVLWDPVQYIGGEKVEAIYIADPTICPHMQTDIIPNRIQMQKDFIRNADLFIAHNGSVDQSYVMPYVTDFMAANNYGTVEWVTLKDPSMTWNTPPGAKVLSREVAGWLVAADPANKSYYETRLNDYLAQIDAADLSPAERSLIAGQDVIVMVWQQDAADWLGLNIVTFYGPDFYMGGKYTPVKVVDDIGNNPDKYREVKYVIENMQSGELAKGLEETLRDRGVPARRVIFTNFPKSLPGVDSLPDVIQYNKALVTPEQAPAASPPTNAPLSWMVAAGGVVGCVLVLWSQKKK; from the coding sequence ATGAGAACTATTCGTATAATCTCTTTAATGCTCATGGTATTCCTTGTGGTACCGGGAGTGAACGCGCTCAACGTGGTCTCCACGACCTCCGTCCTCTGGGACCCTGTCCAGTATATCGGCGGGGAAAAGGTCGAGGCCATCTACATCGCCGACCCGACCATCTGCCCCCACATGCAGACCGACATCATCCCCAACCGCATCCAGATGCAGAAAGACTTCATCCGCAATGCCGACCTCTTCATCGCCCATAACGGCTCGGTCGACCAGTCCTATGTGATGCCCTATGTCACGGACTTCATGGCCGCCAACAACTACGGTACCGTGGAATGGGTCACGCTGAAGGATCCCTCCATGACCTGGAACACTCCGCCGGGGGCAAAGGTTCTCTCCCGTGAAGTGGCAGGATGGCTGGTCGCTGCGGACCCCGCGAACAAGAGCTACTACGAAACACGGCTGAACGATTACCTTGCACAGATAGATGCAGCCGACCTTTCTCCAGCGGAACGATCCCTGATTGCAGGGCAGGATGTCATTGTTATGGTCTGGCAGCAGGACGCTGCAGACTGGCTCGGGCTTAACATCGTGACCTTCTATGGCCCTGATTTCTACATGGGAGGAAAGTACACCCCGGTAAAGGTTGTTGACGATATCGGCAACAACCCCGACAAGTACCGGGAAGTGAAGTACGTCATCGAGAACATGCAATCAGGAGAACTGGCAAAAGGCCTTGAGGAGACACTTCGCGACAGGGGTGTGCCTGCCAGGCGGGTTATCTTCACCAATTTCCCAAAGTCCCTCCCCGGCGTTGATTCTTTGCCGGACGTCATACAGTACAACAAAGCGCTCGTAACCCCGGAACAGGCACCGGCCGCTAGTCCACCCACCAACGCTCCGCTGTCATGGATGGTCGCCGCTGGAGGAGTTGTTGGATGCGTTCTTGTCCTGTGGTCCCAGAAGAAGAAATAG
- a CDS encoding type IV pilin N-terminal domain-containing protein translates to MKHMAKKDDAVSPVVGVMLMLVVTIIIAAVVSGFAGGLAGGTGKAPQASLVANEIVVNEAYDTNTINNMAPNPVADKAADIYVIFEHMGGDGINLNNIEIHLGSLKYAHEKTLISNSKTPNNDPGHYWE, encoded by the coding sequence ATGAAACATATGGCCAAAAAAGATGATGCGGTCTCGCCGGTTGTCGGCGTGATGCTCATGCTCGTCGTCACGATCATCATCGCTGCGGTGGTCTCTGGGTTTGCTGGTGGACTTGCCGGAGGAACCGGGAAGGCGCCGCAGGCGAGCCTTGTAGCGAATGAGATTGTGGTGAACGAGGCGTATGATACAAACACAATAAACAACATGGCTCCAAACCCTGTTGCTGATAAGGCTGCTGATATCTATGTAATCTTTGAGCATATGGGTGGAGATGGTATCAACCTGAACAACATTGAGATCCATCTCGGGAGCCTGAAATATGCTCATGAGAAAACGTTGATTAGTAATTCAAAGACACCAAATAATGATCCAGGTCACTATTGGGAATAA
- a CDS encoding formylmethanofuran dehydrogenase subunit E family protein, translating to MDANTHSHCKFYNIDPQFSVADLAAFHGHLGPYIVVGYRIGKYVRNAFCDDPFRMKAEVRCSGTPPQSCLADGVQLGSGCTLGKRNIEIIPSETISCTFTADGKRLTITPHPFPLPRKDMDYEAAIEAVAEEMYHLRDEELFDVSLS from the coding sequence ATGGATGCCAATACTCATTCCCACTGTAAATTCTATAATATCGATCCCCAGTTCTCTGTAGCCGACCTTGCCGCCTTCCACGGGCACCTTGGCCCCTATATCGTGGTCGGCTACCGCATCGGCAAGTACGTCCGTAACGCGTTCTGCGACGATCCGTTCCGGATGAAAGCCGAGGTGCGATGCAGTGGCACCCCGCCCCAGTCCTGCCTGGCCGATGGCGTCCAGCTCGGAAGCGGGTGCACGCTAGGGAAACGGAACATTGAGATCATCCCCTCGGAGACCATCAGCTGCACCTTCACGGCCGATGGAAAACGCCTCACCATCACCCCGCACCCGTTCCCCCTCCCGAGAAAGGACATGGACTACGAGGCTGCCATCGAGGCTGTTGCCGAAGAGATGTACCACCTGCGCGATGAAGAGCTCTTTGACGTTTCATTATCCTGA
- a CDS encoding zinc ABC transporter substrate-binding protein — MKSAVLFLILIICVIPGVGALNVVSTTAVLWDPVQYIGGEKVEAIYIADPTICPHMQADIIPNRIQMQKDFIRDADLFVAHNGSVDQSYVMPYITDFMAANRYGTVEWVTLENSSMIWNIPSGAKILSREVAGWLVAADPANKSYYEARLDDYLAQIDAADLTPAERSLISGQDAVVMIWQKEAAGEWLGLDMVNIYAPDFYERGQYTPRAVVNDFYNTPGKYQDVKYIIENMQSGEMAKGLEEALRDHKIPVKRVIFTNFPKSLPGVDSLPDVIRYNKGLVTPQQQPGAAPAPTSAPFSGILSVAAALACGFIALGSRRR, encoded by the coding sequence ATGAAAAGTGCGGTTTTATTTTTAATTCTAATCATATGCGTAATACCCGGGGTGGGCGCGCTCAACGTGGTCTCCACGACCGCCGTCCTCTGGGACCCTGTCCAGTACATCGGCGGGGAAAAGGTCGAGGCCATCTACATCGCCGACCCGACCATCTGCCCCCACATGCAGGCCGACATCATCCCCAACCGCATCCAGATGCAGAAAGACTTCATCCGCGATGCCGACCTCTTCGTCGCCCATAACGGCTCGGTCGACCAGTCCTACGTGATGCCCTATATCACGGACTTCATGGCCGCCAACAGATATGGTACCGTGGAATGGGTCACCCTGGAGAACTCCTCCATGATCTGGAACATCCCCTCAGGAGCAAAGATCCTCTCCCGCGAGGTGGCGGGATGGCTGGTCGCTGCGGACCCCGCGAACAAGAGCTACTACGAAGCACGCCTGGACGATTACCTTGCACAGATAGATGCAGCCGACCTTACTCCAGCGGAACGATCCCTGATTTCCGGGCAGGACGCGGTAGTCATGATCTGGCAGAAAGAAGCGGCCGGCGAGTGGCTGGGTCTGGATATGGTCAACATTTATGCTCCGGACTTTTACGAGCGGGGGCAATACACTCCGAGAGCCGTTGTGAACGATTTTTACAACACCCCCGGGAAATACCAGGACGTCAAGTACATCATCGAGAACATGCAGTCGGGCGAGATGGCAAAAGGCCTTGAAGAAGCCCTCCGTGACCACAAAATCCCTGTCAAACGGGTCATCTTCACCAATTTCCCAAAATCCCTTCCCGGAGTTGATTCGTTACCGGACGTTATCCGTTACAATAAAGGCCTCGTCACACCGCAGCAACAGCCCGGAGCTGCACCGGCACCAACCAGTGCCCCTTTCAGCGGCATCCTTTCGGTTGCAGCGGCCCTGGCATGTGGTTTCATCGCCCTTGGATCCCGCAGGCGCTAG
- a CDS encoding type IV pilin N-terminal domain-containing protein: MSCEREEALSELVGEMLMLTLVLILMAVFAATASSFLPPPRDPSVTVIMDWEDKGTGLIDVHLYHKGGDFIKRSDLTVVLSENDTNRKYSDSNASFLLGPPDCKMFDLGCWITITNVPRRTYKVSLVTPRAVVFSGMVNPP; this comes from the coding sequence ATGTCCTGTGAACGGGAGGAGGCGTTGTCGGAACTTGTCGGGGAGATGCTGATGCTCACCCTGGTACTTATCCTGATGGCCGTGTTTGCGGCGACTGCATCGAGTTTCCTGCCGCCGCCGCGCGACCCGAGCGTGACGGTTATCATGGACTGGGAGGATAAAGGAACAGGTTTAATCGACGTTCATCTCTATCACAAGGGGGGGGACTTTATCAAGAGATCTGACCTGACCGTGGTGCTGTCCGAAAATGATACAAACCGGAAGTATTCCGATTCTAACGCGTCCTTCTTGCTTGGACCACCCGATTGCAAGATGTTCGACCTCGGCTGCTGGATCACCATAACCAATGTCCCCAGAAGAACCTACAAAGTCTCGCTGGTCACCCCGCGGGCGGTTGTCTTTTCCGGGATGGTGAACCCGCCATGA
- a CDS encoding metal ABC transporter ATP-binding protein, with protein MPQAAPLIELRNVYTAYEGADRPTLTDISLSIGKGEFVVIGGPNGAGKTTLLETINGMLPITHGTATVCGHDVRGDGIQVRCRVGYLLQNFAFDPLTPFTVGEVVMMGRFGIIGLFRKPGKEDREAVEEALHLLGIEDLASRPIGQLSGGQQQKVLLAQNLARHPEILLLDEPFSNLDMFAREAINSLLTRLVASGITVVIVSHAFDDLPDRPVRVVVMHDGKISLDRECLPSEVGSIIRSAGSVPLNA; from the coding sequence ATGCCCCAGGCTGCACCCCTCATCGAGCTCAGGAACGTCTACACCGCCTACGAAGGAGCGGATCGTCCGACCCTGACCGACATCTCTCTCTCTATCGGGAAGGGCGAATTCGTGGTAATCGGCGGACCTAACGGGGCCGGCAAAACCACCCTGCTCGAGACCATCAACGGGATGCTCCCCATAACCCATGGAACGGCCACCGTATGCGGACATGATGTGCGGGGTGACGGGATACAGGTACGGTGCCGCGTCGGGTATCTGCTCCAGAACTTCGCCTTTGACCCGCTGACGCCGTTCACGGTAGGGGAAGTGGTCATGATGGGCCGCTTCGGGATAATCGGGCTCTTCCGGAAACCGGGGAAGGAAGACCGCGAAGCGGTGGAAGAAGCCCTGCACCTGCTTGGGATCGAAGACCTCGCCAGTCGGCCCATCGGGCAGCTCTCCGGTGGGCAGCAGCAGAAAGTGCTGCTGGCCCAGAACCTTGCCCGCCATCCCGAGATCCTGCTGCTGGACGAGCCGTTCTCCAACCTGGACATGTTTGCCCGGGAAGCCATCAACAGCCTGCTCACCCGGCTGGTCGCTTCCGGGATCACCGTGGTGATCGTCTCGCACGCCTTCGATGACCTGCCTGACCGCCCGGTCAGGGTGGTGGTGATGCATGACGGAAAGATTTCCCTGGACCGGGAGTGCCTCCCATCGGAAGTCGGCAGTATCATCAGGAGTGCCGGGAGCGTCCCTCTCAATGCTTGA